ctgtacgtccgtaacaaaaatttctgtcgcaagaaatttttacacagtgtttgttaaggcatatcgtgtaccaatcggacgtcaacttcctgttaaatgacgactttgtttatttttagcaaaaactttcaaacaaatttttgtcaaagaattctcagcaactgtttatcgcagatgcttgacatttttacacagtatttgtctaggcatgccatattgtgggatatatttttgtaccaatcagacgtcaacttcctgttaaatgacgactttgtttatttttagcaaaaatgttcaaacaaatttttggtaaagaaatctcagcaactgtttattgcagaagcttgaaatttttacacagtatttgtataggcatgctttattgtgggatgtatttttgtacaaatcggacgtcaacttcctgttaaatgagtactttgtttatttttagccaaaattttcaaacaaatttccgtcaaagatttctcagcaactatttatcggagatgcttgaaattttaacatactatttgttttggcatgccatattgtgggatatattttttttatcaatcggacgtcaacttcctgttaaataatgacttagtgtattttagccaaaattttcaaacaaatttttgtcaaagaattctcagcaactgtttatcgcagatacttgacatttttacacagtatttgtctaggcatgccatatcgtgggatatatttttgtaccaatcagacgtcaacttcctgttaaatgacgactttgtttatttttagcaaaaatgttcaaacaaatttttgttaaagaaatctcagcaactgtttattgcagaagcttgaaatttttacacagtatttgtataggcatgctttatcgtgggatatatttttgtacaaatcggacgtcaacttcctgttaaatgagtactttgtttatttttagccaaaattttcaaacaaatttccgtcaaagatttctcagcaactatttatcggagatgcttgaaattttaacatactATTTGTTTTAGCATGCCATAtagtgggatatatttttttttatcaatcggacgtcaacttcctgttaaataatgactttgtgtattttagccaaaattttcaaacaaatttccgacaaagatttctcagcagctattgaTCGCAGATACTTgacatttttacacagtatttgtctaggcatgccatatcgtgggatatatttttgtaccaatcggaggtcaacttcctgttaaataatgactgtttattttagccaaaattttcaaacaaattttcttcaaagatttctcagcagctatttatcgcagatgcttgaaattttaacacactatttgtttaggcatgccatattgtgggatatatttctgtaccaatcggatgccagctttctgttaaatgtcgactttgcttactttgcatattcacatcagagcgggggtatcactagtgagcattggctcacaaaTACCTTGTTTCTTCGGAAATTGGATTTCTGAAATTAAGGAACGGGGTGGGTCAGATGAATTTGATCGTATATGAAATGGTAGAGTTTTAattataagatattttaaaatttatactcTATTgacgataattttacaaaattaagtaGCTGCTTTATTgtaaacagtacatgttcacAAGCAGCCCTAAAGCTGTATTTTAATAGCTCTCCGGAAAATGTTGATTAACCAACTTCACTAAGTGAGTCtctattgaaccgacattcaggacgtcattttcatatcccgtaataattgcttgaagtaaaaataaattgccAATTTTCACCTGCTTGATAAGCttttttttcctatatattgccgacaatacaaaataaaacattttaaaaaaataatttagacactttttaatttcacgacagttaaccttatcattggaattttttttgaaaaaaaatttaaggggggggggatgtcgcttcttatgtctcatattaatcaaaatctcaaaacaaaagtctttaaatagtttgtttttcttcttgATAATTTGCAACTCAGTTATTTAATTGACAATCTGGCCGACCATGTGTAATTTTTCgcgaaaggggggggggggggggttcttgtCACTACTTTGTGATAGCAATAAGTAGAATGATGCTTTTGGagatattttgttaattcagcCGAGCTCTATACTtaaacaatttgttgcatgaaCTCTAATAAAAATGCGTGTATATCGAAATCAATgtatattcaaacaaagtcattatatgtaatattttccaGTTCTAAGAAGATATCTAAAGCCGATCAAATTTtttactcgcatcttttatacattctcttgaaAAATTGTACACCAAgctcataatttatttttccgaaaaataatacttcCTAAGAAATGTTAACGTTGTTGTCCAGAGataataatatgattatagacctaccttatatttttttttatttattctgtcCCCATTATGGCGATTatggcatgcctttacctgcagatAGCCTTTTCTATCGGTGACGCCACTCAttccatatatggtcatgtcaaaattcgacaaatttgtagactttacatttgtcgaTTTGTTACATGTCAGCTGTGCTATTTCAGAAAACGGAAATTCAAATGCAGAGACTACAGATGGAAAGTGTGTATTATAGTGAcaggttacatgtatatgtatataaacaaaattacactcattcatactcaggctcacacaccaacaggattgcatattcggatttacaagtttacaggtCTGGATTTTTAACACAATTACCCTCCATACCATTTGGGCTATTATACCAAATGAGATATTATATCCCATCTGGGTGATTGGTCCCAGCCTGTTGGTTATAATCCCAAATATCTTATTTTCAGTACAATTATACAAATTAGATGTGACAGAAAAAGAAGCCTATGCAAAGCTGAGAGAAGAATTTGCCAAGAACAAACATGTGACAGATTTACGAGTAATTGATCTATTGGTTGTGAAGGTAAAACAAATGGAAATTTGTTGGAAAGTTTTGTAGGTGCCCAATTCAGCCAACCCCTACCCCAGATCACTAAAACATTAAAGTACCATATTGAAGTGTACGTAATAAGACGAGTCAGTTAGGATCACATTCTGATATTCAAAGTATTTGTTTACCATTTCctatattgttttgaattaatttccAGATTCTTTAATTAGGGCTTTTCAACTTttggtcgaaaagacctattgtttttgtctgttttattattattattctcgacaaagtttcgtcaagGATTTATTGAATACAGtgaatgatatttaaattgTGATTGCATAGGCTTATAGCAGTTGTTAATGACACGCGTAAGTAAGGATTTGAACATCCGGTTTCGGTACTTCTGGATTTGACaaggaaaatactaaaaattaaatgaaacgcAATATGCTGCTTATTTTTGGAGTtagaacattcaaattttagaattggATGTATCttgtcaaaatgtttaaaaatgtaagTGTGGGCATTTTTCTATCTCTCACCGTTTTTGGGAGTTggttttaatcaactctcctatgcagtaaCTCTGGCaccgaaagtgaaacaatgtttggacctaagcacaaatcatcaccgctgacaagactaagttcttgaaaataatagaaaaaaattcgatgtaatgtatgctgaagcattgtttttcaaggaaacactttgaaaatagtcaaattttttatactacgaacaataaagatatttttgtagtctcatgtattcctacgccagagttaatatagtctcgttcaaccagacgctcggctgtctcagtaaatctgcgacaagcagagaggggctctcttgcttgtcggatattaacggagacagccgatcgTCTAGTaaaacgagactagagttcgatatcaatggTGCTTGGAtctatacaatttttagaattttttcgataactaatacatactagttgttgaaatctatctttaaatattacacaacatatgattcatatggggtttctagaaattcttgtcggaaaagtctaaaaattcatattataaaaaagtgcgtaattcaaatacaaactagaaactaattgccatgcaagataaattgattttaaaacaaatgataatcgataaaatcaactcccgtcagtacttcagttcTTTGATTGAGATATGAGACCgaaaacttgagaaaaggggggatgaaaaaataaagaaaatttaaacattatgaATTTTATAGCGCGCATAGTCATTGTTTAGATAGAAGGAATTTACATATATTCTAAGTTTCATTGAAAACTATTTTGTACTTtgggttttatgagccgatgaaaatcgTCTacgggagtttctatgttaaattgaattcgcATGTTTAACATTTTCTCACACAGTTTTAAAgcgaatatttttatattttatatttacaatcaggcacctaatgcgcagaccggaaatgTTCTggcaaaaaaatctaaaaaaaataagggatctgagAAGCCAAAGCTGAAAACAGcccttaaagctatacacgctataatttgcgtcaattttgaatgacagtgaaaacgcatgtgtttgtctacttataaaagttatccttaatctgtaaattacaagggtgaattccatctcgttacaaagatatagatttttaattgtttattttcctgccaggaaaatataccttttcatgaatattgatgaaggaagagcaaaccgacctcattgcgcatgtccgcggagaactaggtggtcgttattgtttgcctaattaaatatccaacttgatttttaatatgcttaacagttgttaatttgaaatacatacatgtataatgagtaaaatacgcttgccattcacgatacccttacttctgcattaacacttataggatctataaatagcacataggggaaaaacacaggtctacgtcatttctttaaaggaagtattcatatctactcacaggcttgtatttttttcttttgtttgtactcgtatatcggacaaatttatgctttactgaaaatatcctttcctttgtgaaactatcacaattatgaagatgttgacccttcaccagttttggtatgataggctaaatttagctgtcgatatcacgtgatagattgatattcacgaggaggcattactttcctggcaggaaaataaatattttttattgtttaatatttgatatatttgttacgtgatcgaattgagcattataattaacagaataaaggtaacttttattagtaatcaaacacatacattttcccctttattcaaaattgacgcaaattatagcgtgtatagctttaagctataacttttttattgtttaaaaacatgttgcatttatCAACCATTACATAGAGACCGTACCGAATTATATGTACCAACGTAATGAatagtattttataatatgttgttagtgcatcagattttgagcaggtacatgtaaacaatcagctgtctgatttaccggtctacaagtaaaaattttaaaatgcagaCGATAgttcctctcaagttaaaattaaaagaaactaaacgaaaatcaaaacaagctaaaaccaccgtcacaaacggcacaaatatattttcgATGTTTCTAATGTTCCCTTTGCACGTTAACTTTTGCACtacaagcaaattcatctccGTTCAAGATAGCTGCTTCTAACATAGACTGGTCCCTGTCTCTAAACTGGTTTTCGATATATAAAATATCGAGCCCGAAGTTGAACTGATTGACCCCCCATTCTCtttgtcttattattattttcgtaaattattcaaatttgaaacataattagcccataatttttgcatatatatttccctttccataaggattatttatgctaaattatgttgaatttgagtcagtagttcttgagaagactTTTATAAATGCGCCCCTAGTTCTACAGTTTTGAGGATTTCTCCGCTTTAAATAAAGATAGatattttctgcaatttatattccccgttccataaggatgctttgtgccaaatttggttaaaattggccagGTCCCCTTTAAATggaatattatttataataattgaaaatttgttggtatttacggatattgttaaaaaatcttctcaaaaatcatttggccagaaaagctgttacttgtgtggaagcattctcaggtagtgaagatttaagtttgttcaaataaccCGAGGGGGATTGATATTTTAcctaggaatatacagagaaattttttttaaaaatcttcttctcaaaagacAAATTATTTTCCCATGGAAAATAAAGGATCATGTGCCAAAACTATTTATGCGGCCCCTTTTTGTACGACGAATTATATCAAATCTACAAAAATGTTGATAGTTTTTAAAGCAAGAGTATATAAATATGATGtcttttaaattgtttcaataGTTCTAACACATTTTAACTATAAGGGTATCTGCATTATCGTTGTTTTTTAAGACCCATCACAGCTGGAATTTGCCATGGTTTGTGACCATATGTTGTAtatgaataaagatgaaaataatgggcgGGTCTTAGTACAATAGGctgatgtgcctgtcaatacattaaACAGATTTAGGTCGAGACTGTTTTATATATCACGTGACAACAATTTCCAGTCGAAATCAAAGTACCAAGTATACTTATGGGAGTATTATTCCCACCAAGGTATTTCCATCAAGATAAATTGTATGAAAGCCCAAATCCACCAACTTAGTGACCTTCCAAATAAGGGCTACACAGTATAAGAAAAAGTTTCCGCTTCGCTTCGAGTCGGTTGACGATGGttttcttggggtgtcaatttcaactcttaccctcccaaacaggcactatttatattatGTTACTATGTTAGCATCCACATAACTTTATATCCTTGTATCAAGGTCACAGTGACCTTCTTTTggtattttacaattaattaatctttaaataatttaatcaagATATTATGTATTTGATAATTGTTGCTCTGGTAAGCGACATGGCCCCTTAGCCTCTTGTTTAAGATCCAGTATTTGATGCCTTGTTACTCATCATTGAATATCTTCACAAGCTGTGTAACCATCTCAAATCAAGTAAAACTTAGTTTTCACGAAAATGGCCAACAttagaaatgtttttattgcatatgtattgatataacttttctttattttgaacagGGCCAATTGGAATTGATCAATACTGTGGAACATTTCAATCAAAAACCCCACGTGATGCGATTCTTTAGAGATACACATAATCCAAGGCCTACAGATTTTTTAGGAAAGTTTTATGCTGGACATGATCCCTGAGAGAATAAttacacatgtatgtgtaatCATGTAATCAGTTGATTcagtttacatatttttttttaattaaagatttcttgtaatgaataaaattgacatgttaaagtcttttaaataatcaatcTTACTTATTATCAAGAGGTTAAATAGAATCTCTGATAACTTGAGTTGGTAAAGTAACTGTATTCACAATCTGtggtttttttaagtttaaaggtacatgtatatatgccgtttgaaatgaaaattttaagagaaagtattaaatataaattaaatataaatttcaaatgatttatttattgacCGGGCCGGTCAGTAAACGCCCAGctattaaatattcataaacacGTGATGTGACAAGCTAATTTTAGAACGTACACAAGATGTTGACGCGATAACGTGATCGGTTCGTTGGTATTAAAATAACGTGTTCGGTGagaaattaaagaaacaaaCAGCTTGACAGAGAACGTTGTAAAATGAGAATCTATAGTGGAGACCACTTTGAGCGGTGGACACGTGTAAGAAACTCATGTTTAACTTCCTGCTATAGACAGGTGGGTCACACAGCTGTGTGTTTTCGTTGTTTAATAAGATATTTCCTCATTGAGGAAAAGAGGCTCATGTCTATGGTATGATATTCATTGtctgaatattataaaatttatatagcTCTCACTCGAATACTTTAAAATCTATAAATTGTATACTGAGTATGTTTTGAGTTGATGTGCCCCAGGAAGGATAATTTTGACATTCTTCTTCAAAACCATATAGCATTATTTGTTgttaaatgtataaattaaatgGACAATTGCAAAAGAGCTCTCATCGATTGTCATCGACATCGATACGCAACCATCCTGACaatatctgatattttttctgttaaaagcaCACAATCATGTTAATATGAGTTCAAACAACTGTAAACAAACCTGTCGTGTTACCTCGTTCTGCAAGCTTCTTTTATGAATTACAATGTCCGCGCACGTgcgcaaatcaatttcaaaaagtTAATCATTAATGAATATGCATAGGTAAATACTAGTAGCcgttattcattttcaaattatggTTAGTACTtcgttaatatttattttaaaaaatgcaacaaTTCTTTTTCATATATCTAGTCATGCTTACAAAATTTTGGTCTGGTTTTCAACATCGCAAAAATGCCGATAAAAACGGCATATATACCTTTAAGATATTGCATTGTACAAAATGTGAACAAATAAGATTATACAGCAGTCATTAGGGTACTATAGTGGTCAGCATGTCCGTGCGACCGTCTTTCCGTCTGAGATCACTTgtccggagcatatcttctctcctcTTGGGCCCAATCTGAcccatacttcacccacagagtACCTTGGGTAAAGAGTGTGCAGTAACCTCTAACCATAATTCTAggtctaaggttaaggtcatagcagaattatatataaaatccttgtccgggGCATATCTCCTCTttctttggtccaatctggctcttATTTCACTCACAGAGTATCTTTGGTTAAGGAGGAAGTCTTTTCGTTATCGAACATCCTTCTGATAacaagaaattcatgaaatgttgacacagtcaaacagatCATATAAGTAAATGATTCTatcattttgttcaaatttgacCTTCTCGTTTTcacataaaggtcaggtcaaggtcactacctttatcctcaatgataaaaataaatgtagttctttgcagttatgtagacatctgtttaagatatttaattctattcgtcaatgaaatgatagagtatcagaatgtctatcagcttatacccttaaattggaataaatattaaaactaaaattgatattgcttaacccgcatttcctctaattttcttaaattttgaagatattttgattttttttatgcttccaatattaGAGTATCAGGGATGGGGtcaatttctttcaaaagtaatcgattaaattacaattactttgggtTTTGAAAGTAATCGATTATAAGCTGACTACATCCAATTTCAGAAGTAATAGATTACATTAGATTACTTTTTCTTCTTGTAATCATGGTTACTTATGATAACTTTCGATTTCATTACCAGTATTTATCTTAGTTTAGATATTTAAtctttggaaagaaaaaaatgcatttcgGACAGAAGCATTTATTCTGATATCAAGTTAccaatttttacaaacttttttgGTACACTTTATCACCATAAAACATCCATTGAGTTGGGTAAATATCTCCGTATTCTTAAAGAGAAGACATCAAATATGACACAGTTTTAATTATATAGATTAAACAGAAAACACATAATTGactgtatatatatgtgttGAACTGTTACATGTATAGGCTTTTACTGCAATTTAATAACACGAGGTTGACTAGGATCATTGTGCTATATTACTGTTTTTATAACGGTACTATCTTACAGTGTGTTCCCATTTTGCATACACTTGGTAATAAGGTACAAAACAATTAGTGTGAATtctgttttgataacaattttttttcaagtctgCTTTTTACCTGAGATTTCCCTGTATTTTTCAAATGCATTTCAAAGAATAGTTAATTAAGTGAattatactgtacatgtattctagtggtttactttatttagattaatgaatttaacaaattttaattctttaaactGTTTTTAGATTCATTCTGATAATAATGTTTTGGTTATATTCAGATGATGAAATACACCAAACACTAGCTACTTGAACTTATGAATTGTTATTCacaatgtttaaattaaaaatgggAACAAGCCTATCTTAGCTGACGTTAAACACACCTGTATTATCTTAGAtgctatatataaaacacatacTTGCACTCATTCTTTATTGAAACCATATTTAAATTGAATCTTATTCACTTTATATTTCTAATGAACTAAGATTTAAATCCTTTTTATTTTACTAATGTAATCAtgaaagtaattaaaaattacTCATGATTACAGCCCTTTTTCAGAGTAATCGATTAAATTATGATTACCTGTAATCAGGAAAATGAGTGATTACTGATTACTCTTGATTACCCAGCAACTTGTaatcaaaaatattgattacaATTACTGATTATGATTACCACATCCCAGTAGagtatttctgatttttaaatattatgaagactttatataaaggtataaattgacagaaaagctaatatatttactatttaaaagagagaaaaactgatattagtgattttttcacatatcactgtatagaatgggcgattgaaaaaagcttataaaaatgtaatttgattggcaaatcatatttcaaaaatatgttctgaaacccaagtatcatatcattagttcacattagttaaAAAccccaacattaatgttattgttttttaaatgctaaaacagactcatttatctgcagcaattctgaattacgaaagatatgatattttcctacgccaatattccAACAAATATATAgcccttgttagattctaaacattgattactatttctatgccaagttgtatgatagtaaaaaaaagaaagaatcattcactattttaatttcctttcatcttgta
This portion of the Magallana gigas chromosome 7, xbMagGiga1.1, whole genome shotgun sequence genome encodes:
- the LOC109618245 gene encoding NADH dehydrogenase [ubiquinone] 1 alpha subcomplex subunit 6, coding for MSKTYKVVNGLKRAKPIMSANPSEAKARVIHLYKAWYKQIPQMVQLYKLDVTEKEAYAKLREEFAKNKHVTDLRVIDLLVVKGQLELINTVEHFNQKPHVMRFFRDTHNPRPTDFLGKFYAGHDP